TGCGCAGCAAGTGGCCGCGGAGATCCCCGCCGGCAGCTACGTCAACATCGGGTTGGGCATGCCCACGCTGGTCGCGAAGTACCTGGACCCCGCCAAGGAAATCATCCTGCACAGCGAGAACGGCATCCTCGGTATCGAAGACGTCACGCCCGGCGACCCGGGAGACGAAGACCTGATCAATGCCAGCAAGGCGCGGCTGCAACTGATCGCCGGCGCATCGATCTGCGACCAATCGCTGTCCTTCGCCATGATGCGCGGCGGCCATCTGGACGCCACCATCCTGGGCGCGTTCCAGGTTTCCTGCGACGGCGACATCGCCAGCTGGGCGACCGACGATACCGATGCCGTACCCGGCATCGGCGGCGCCATGGATCTGGTCGCGGGCGCCCGCAAAGTCATCGTCGTCATGGAACACACCACGCGCGATGGCCGCCCCAAGCTTTTGCGCACCTGCACTTTCCCGCTGACCGGCAAGGGCGTCGTCGACGTCGTCTATACCGACATGGCCGTGATCGACGTCGATCCGGCGCGCGGATTCGTCGTGCGCGCCATGGCCGAAGGCCTGACGCGCGCGGCGCTGGAAGCGGCGACCGATGCGCCGCTGGACTATGCCGAAGACCTGGTTTTCCTTTAACGACACCACAACCTACCGCAGCACCACCGCCACGACGAACGCACACGACAGCAACAAGGCGACGGCGCGGCCAGGACACGACAACCGGAGACAAGCAATGAAACACGCAGTCAAACATCTGGTCGGCGCAGCGGCGCTGGCCCTGGCCACCGCGGCGCAGGCCGCGCCCTTCCCCGACCGCCCCGTGGAGATGATCATTCCGTATCCGCCCGGCGGCACCGCCGACGCGGTGGCGCGACCGCTCTCCGCCGCGCTGCAGGAAAAGCTGGGTGTGCCGATCGTGGTGTCGTATAAGCCCGGCGCCGGCGGTGTCATCGCCACGCAGTACGTCGCGCGGGCCAAGCCCGACGGCTATACCCTGGTGATGGTATTGGCCTCCCACGCCATCAATCCCAGCCTCTATCCGAACCTGCCCTACGACTCGGTGAAGGACTTCGCGTCCATCGGCATGGTCGCCAAGCTGCCGCTGGTGCTCTATACCAGCCCCAAGTTCCCGGCCAAGACCATGCCGCAGTTCCTGCAATACGCCAAGGAGCACCCGGGCCGCCTGTCGGTGGCGTCGGCAGGCAACGGCAATACCAGCCACCTTGCCACCGAACTGCTCGCGACCACGGCGGGCGTCAAGCTGCTCCACGTTCCCTACAAGGGCGGCGGCCCGTCGGTCACGGCGGCGATGGGCGGTGAGGTCGACGCCGTCTTCGCTGGCCCGGACTCGCTGCACCTGGCGAAGGCCGGCCGGCTGAACAAGGTCGCGGTTACCAGCCCGCAGCGGATCAGCCTGATGCCGGACGTACCGACCGTGCAGGAAGCCGGCTTGAAGGGTTACGAGGTGCAGGGCTGGTATGGTTTGCTGGCGCCCGCCGGCACGCCCGACAGCGTCGTCGGGGTGCTGAACAAGGCCGTCACCCAGGCGGTGAACGATCCGAAGTTCGTCAAGACCGTGGAAGCACTGGGTTATATCCCGTCGCCGTCCACGCCATCCGGTTTCATGGACTACATCCAGCAGGAAACGGCGCGCTGGGCCAAGGTCATCAAGGACGCCGACATCAAGCTCCAGTAGCCTCGCCGCCCGGCGAGCGTCCACCGCCGGGCTTTCTTTTCATCACCAGCGACACACCCTCATATGCCTATCTCCGTAATCGAATCCACCGTGTTCAAAGACATGTTCGGCACCGCCGCGATGCGCGCGGTGTTCGACGACGCCGCCACGCTGCGCCGCTACGTCGAAACGGAAGTCGCACTGGCGCGTGTACAGGCCGGCCTGGGCATCATCCCGCGGGCCGCGGCCGACGCCATCGCGGCCCGTGCCGACGCGTCGCGGCTGGACATGGAGGTCCTCAAGCACGAGACCGAGATCGTCGGTTATCCCATCCTGCCGCTGGTCCACCAGCTGGCGCGCATGTGCGGCCCGGAAGGCGAGTACCTGCATTGGGGCGCGACCACGCAGGACATCATGGACACCGCCACCGTACTGCAGGTGCGCGAGGCACTGGACCTGATCGAC
Above is a genomic segment from Bordetella genomosp. 11 containing:
- a CDS encoding 3-oxoacid CoA-transferase subunit B, which codes for MMNTLKKLSRDRVAQQVAAEIPAGSYVNIGLGMPTLVAKYLDPAKEIILHSENGILGIEDVTPGDPGDEDLINASKARLQLIAGASICDQSLSFAMMRGGHLDATILGAFQVSCDGDIASWATDDTDAVPGIGGAMDLVAGARKVIVVMEHTTRDGRPKLLRTCTFPLTGKGVVDVVYTDMAVIDVDPARGFVVRAMAEGLTRAALEAATDAPLDYAEDLVFL
- a CDS encoding tripartite tricarboxylate transporter substrate binding protein; this encodes MKHAVKHLVGAAALALATAAQAAPFPDRPVEMIIPYPPGGTADAVARPLSAALQEKLGVPIVVSYKPGAGGVIATQYVARAKPDGYTLVMVLASHAINPSLYPNLPYDSVKDFASIGMVAKLPLVLYTSPKFPAKTMPQFLQYAKEHPGRLSVASAGNGNTSHLATELLATTAGVKLLHVPYKGGGPSVTAAMGGEVDAVFAGPDSLHLAKAGRLNKVAVTSPQRISLMPDVPTVQEAGLKGYEVQGWYGLLAPAGTPDSVVGVLNKAVTQAVNDPKFVKTVEALGYIPSPSTPSGFMDYIQQETARWAKVIKDADIKLQ